In Spinacia oleracea cultivar Varoflay chromosome 5, BTI_SOV_V1, whole genome shotgun sequence, a single window of DNA contains:
- the LOC110778957 gene encoding mitochondrial import inner membrane translocase subunit TIM10, which translates to MANSNVSSTVEKQEIKLDDIKAVLDKEKVIGTTISDMEYRVALFNSLTHTCFEKCVEKRYKEGELHLGENSCIDRCVSKYWQVNNLVGHLLAYGRRGV; encoded by the exons ATGGCCAACAGCAATGTCTCTTCTACTGTTGAGAAGCAAGAG ATCAAATTGGATGATATTAAAGCCGTCTTGGATAAGGAAAAG GTCATTGGGACAACAATAAGTGATATGGAATATAGGGTAGCATTGTTCAACAG CCTTACGCATACCTGCTTCGAAAAATGTGTTGAGAAAAG GTACAAGGAAGGCGAACTCCATCTTGGTGAAAATAGTTGCATTGATCGTTGTGTTTCAAAGTATTGGCAG GTGAATAATTTAGTTGGTCATCTGCTTGCATATGGTCGTCGTGGCGTGTGA